The DNA region TAAGAAAGTCAAAAAGACAGTGGTTGATGGGATCGCCCACATCCACGCGTCTTTCAACAACACCATCGTGACCATCACTGACCGCCAAGGTAACGCCCTGTCCTGGGCCACCTCCGGTGGTTCCGGTTTCCGCGGCTCCCGTAAAAGCACTCCGTTCGCTGCCCAGGTAGCTGCTGAGCGTGCTGGTCAAGCTGCCCTGGAATACGGCCTGAAGAACCTCGACGTCAACGTCAAGGGCCCGGGCCCGGGTCGCGAATCCGCTGTGCGTGCTCTGAACGCCTGCGGCTACAAGATTGCCAGCATCACCGACGTGACGCCCATCCCGCATAACGGGTGCCGTCCGCCGAAGAAGCGTCGCGTGTAATAGGAGACAGTGAGAAATGGCTCGTTACATTGGTCCCAAATGCAAACTGTCCCGTCGTGAAGGCACCGACCTCTTCCTGAAGAGTGGTGCTCGCGCGCTCGAATCCAAGTGCAACATCGAATCGGCTCCCGGCCAGCACGGCGCTCGTCGTGGTCGCCTGTCCGACTACGGCACCCAGCTGCGCGAGAAGCAGAAAGTGCGCCGTATCTACGGTGTCCTGGAGCGTCAGTTCAGCGGTTACTACAAAGAAGCTGCCAGCCGTAAGGGCGCTACCGGCGAGAACCTGCTGCAACTCCTCGAGTGCCGCCTGGACAACGTCGTGTACCGCATGGGCTTCGGTGCTACCCGCTCCGAGTCCCGTCAGCTGGTATCGCACAAAGCCATCAGCGTGAATGGTCAGACCGTCAACGTACCGTCTTTCCAAGTCAAGGCTGGTGACGTTGTTGCCATCCGCGAGAAGTCGAAGAATCAGCTGCGTATCGTTCAAGCCCTTGAACTGTGCGCCCAACGCGGTCGCGTTGAGTGGGTTGAAGTCGACGTCGAGAAGAAGTCCGGCGTTTTCAAAAGCGTTCCGGCACGTACTGATCTGTCCGCCGACATCAACGAAAACCTGATTGTCGAGCTCTACTCCAAGTAAGGGCTAGAAAATAGGTGCATCCATGCAGAGTTCGGTAAATGAGTTCCTGACCCCCCGCCACATTGATGTGCAGGTGGTCAGTCCGACCCGCGCCAAGATCACGCTCGAGCCTCTCGAGCGCGGTTTCGGCCATACCCTGGGCAACGCGCTGCGTCGCATCCTGTTGTCCTCCATGCCTGGCTGTGCAGTAGTCGAGGCCGAAATCGATGGCGTACTCCACGAGTACAGCGCCATCGAAGGTGTTCAGGAAGATGTCATCGAAATCCTGCTCAACCTGAAAGGTCTGGCTGTCAAGCTGCACGGTCGTGACGAAGTAACGCTGAACCTGGTCAAGAAAGGTTCGGGCGTGGTCACTGCTGCCGATATTCAGCTGGATCATGATGTCGAGATCGTCAATGGCGACCACGTGATCGCTAACCTGGCGGAAAACGGTGCACTGAACATGAAGCTCAAGGTGGCTCGTGGTCGCGGCTATGAGCCGGCTGACGCGCGCCAGAGCGATGAAGACGAGAGCCGCAGCATCGGTCGCTTGCAGCTCGACTCCTCGTTCAGCCCGGTCCGTCGCGTTGCCTACGTCGTGGAAAACGCCCGTGTCGAGCAGCGTACCAACCTGGACAAGCTGGTTATTGACCTGGAAACCAACGGTACCCTGGACCCCGAAGAGGCCATCCGTCGTGCCGCTACCATCCTGCAACAGCAGTTGGCAGCGTTCGTCGACCTCAAAG from Pseudomonas tohonis includes:
- the rpsK gene encoding 30S ribosomal protein S11 is translated as MAKPAARPRKKVKKTVVDGIAHIHASFNNTIVTITDRQGNALSWATSGGSGFRGSRKSTPFAAQVAAERAGQAALEYGLKNLDVNVKGPGPGRESAVRALNACGYKIASITDVTPIPHNGCRPPKKRRV
- the rpsD gene encoding 30S ribosomal protein S4; translation: MARYIGPKCKLSRREGTDLFLKSGARALESKCNIESAPGQHGARRGRLSDYGTQLREKQKVRRIYGVLERQFSGYYKEAASRKGATGENLLQLLECRLDNVVYRMGFGATRSESRQLVSHKAISVNGQTVNVPSFQVKAGDVVAIREKSKNQLRIVQALELCAQRGRVEWVEVDVEKKSGVFKSVPARTDLSADINENLIVELYSK
- a CDS encoding DNA-directed RNA polymerase subunit alpha, whose amino-acid sequence is MQSSVNEFLTPRHIDVQVVSPTRAKITLEPLERGFGHTLGNALRRILLSSMPGCAVVEAEIDGVLHEYSAIEGVQEDVIEILLNLKGLAVKLHGRDEVTLNLVKKGSGVVTAADIQLDHDVEIVNGDHVIANLAENGALNMKLKVARGRGYEPADARQSDEDESRSIGRLQLDSSFSPVRRVAYVVENARVEQRTNLDKLVIDLETNGTLDPEEAIRRAATILQQQLAAFVDLKGDSEPVVVEQEDEIDPILLRPVDDLELTVRSANCLKAENIYYIGDLIQRTEVELLKTPNLGKKSLTEIKDVLASRGLSLGMRLDNWPPASLKKDDKATA